The Bacteroidota bacterium genomic sequence CCTGCACAATGTCACGGCATTCGGTTGTAACAAAAGCAGGCAGGCTTGGTGTCTGTCCCAGTTGAACCCCGGTAGCATCATCCAGTATCAAACATCGTACGCTTGAATTGCCTTGCGAGAGATATAATGTGCCTGAACAGTAATCATACAAAAACCGATATGGCTCAAACCCGTTCCTTGACCACAATACAGTACCTGCAGGATTCAGCTTTAAAACTGAATACACTGCATTGTTACCGTTGTAACCTGCGGACATATAAATATTTCCACCCGGTCCGATCTTCAAATCATCACCATATTGTCCGTTACAGGAGCCGGCAACAGGGGTATAGGTCCATATCAAAGTTCCCGCACTTGAATATTTTTTTAGCAATAAAGGAAGCGTTCCCGACCCATCTCCTCCTCCAAGTATATAAATATTACCGGTAAGATCCTTCTCAAGCTGTAAAACCTTATTAGTTGCAGTAAGCGTTACGCCCACTGTCCATGGATCAATTACAATTGTTTTCGACCGGTCATAAGGAGCAAGTTTGAAAGAAACAATATTATCGTCAATGATAAAGGATGATTCAATAATCGATCCCCCAGATCCCGTTATGCCGTCTGCAGAATAAAATGTAAGCGGTGCATGATCGACGATATCACCTAATGCAGTAACAATGTGAGCATTTCCATCTTTATCCTTTATTAATTTATCCTGACCGGAATAGCGCATCTTGATTTTTGAAACATCAGCCCCCGAATGAAGGATAAGCGAGTATTTGATCCCTTCTTTCTCATGGAACACATATTCAATATCCACATTGGGGTAAATATTTTTATATAAAACCTTTTTAAATGCAGACACTTTGTATGACTTCTTTTCATCACCATAAGTGTAATACTCTGGAACCATACCTTCAGCAGTCAATTGAGAACGCAAGTCGGCATTAACCCATTTCATATTAACGAAATAAGTTTTGGCAATGACCTTCTTCCTCATTTCACGCTCATGTGCTTCTTCCTCTTCCGCAGACGCGAATGTTTCATCCTCTCCCTCCCGCTCTTTTGGAAAATCATTCTTATCGTAGCGGAAAGTTAATCCTGATTGAGTAAAATAAATTTGCTGCCCCTCATCCTGTATACCAAAACGTATTTCAGACGACGCCTGGTTATCTTTTCCGTCAAACTGTCCTTTATTCTCAATAAACACCTTATTTTGAAAAATATTATTCCTTGCCCACCCGGATGAATGACCGGTAAAGGATGAACCGACCGATTGAGCAACGAGAGATTGCACAATGACGAAAAGAGAAATATTAAAAGTCAGAATTCTCATACTTTAGATCGTGTTCAGACGCTGCATACCAAAATTGACCTGTTTTATATTTTATTAAACTACTAAATTAAAAAGGTAAACACAAGTTAGTTTATTACATAAATCGCATTATAAATAGCTTAATTTTTACCTGATATAAAATCAATTTCAATTATAAAATTCATATATTTAAAACAACCTCCAGTAAAATGAAAACAGCCTCTTCCGATCTTTATCTGATCATTCATTCACTTTCTGCTCCTGAAAAGGCCTATATAATAAGAAATTTGAGAAAAAACAGGCAAGACAGCCATTATTTGAAACTGTTTGCTCTGATCAACAAACAGGCTGAATTTGATGAAAATTCATTGTTAAATCAGGTAAAAACCTTTCTGCCAAAGAAAAAATTCATACACGTCAAAAATCGCATGAATGAAGTAGTTTTAAATAAGCTTGAAAATTATCATTCAGGATCTTCTGTAAATTTTATTATACAGAGTTATATAAAACGGGCAGAACTCTTTCAAAGCAGAAATGAGATCGGATTAGCACTGAAATTTTTAGAAAAGGCCAAAAAGCTGGCCATTGAGCAGGAAAAATTTGAATACTATTTATTGATACACGGGATGATTCTTTCAGGATACCGGATCACATCAGATGTAATAAAGCTAAGAGAATACTTAAATACAAGCTATAAAGAGCACGGAACTATACTGGAAAAGATCAGGCACAATGAGATTTATAAGAAACTGGCCGCAGAGGCAGATCTGCTTGGTATGAGATCTGGAAACATTGTAAACAATGCAAAGGATCTGAAAAAATTAAAAGGAATTCTGAATTCCGGACATTTAAAAAAATATGAACAAACGAGAACGATTAGCGCTGCTTTAAATTTCCTGTATATTCAAAGTGTGGCTGCGAAATTGCTGAAGCAAAACGATAAAGCATTACAGTACCAGAAAAGATGGCTTATCTATCTCAGAAAGCATTTGACACATTGGGAAAAATATCCCGAACAGTACTTATATACATTATCAAATATATGCGGAATGGAATCTGATCAGGAGAAAAGGTTACACTTATATGATCAGGCAAAAGAATTCATTGAATTATTACCTCCAAAAGACAGGAATCGTTTGTTTCCTATAATTATTTCCAACTTTGTAAATCTTGTTGGAAATGTTTCTCCAACCAAAGCCATCGAATTGTTTAATGAAATAAAAGGAGAGGTAAAAAAATACAGTGCAAGTGACACTGTACGATTGGTATTATACTTAAACATGAGCATAAATTATTTTATTGTATCTGATCTGCGCAGCATGCTGAAATGTCTAATCTACGTGATCCAGTATAAAGGGGAACACAGAATAGATGCTCAGTTACTGGGAAGGTTTTATTTTTTAATCTGTCATTTTGAACTGAAAAATTATGAGCTGATCCCATACCTGATCAATTCATATCAAAAATGGATAGCGAAACATTGCCCGACTTATAAAATTGAACTAGAAACCTTACTCTATTTCAAAAAAACACTAACAATTTTCAATAATATGAAACAACAAAAGGAATTTTTCATACAAATGAAAAATGATTTAGGAAAAATTCCTGAACAAAACAGCTCATTAATAAATAAAGACAATTTTTTTCTCTTTTGGTTGGATAGCAAAATAGAAAACAAGCTATTTATTGAGATAATGAAAAATAAGAAGAAAAAAAGTATAAAGTAAGGAGACTGGCGTTTACGGAGTGGGGATACTAACATTTACGCTGCATCCGTTTTTGTCTTTAATATTTATTAAATATGCTCCCGGGCAAAGTTGATTTTTATACCTATTGATATATCCGTCCGGCCATGTATAATTGTAAGGACTTGTTCCACCTGCTGCAGTTATTAAAACCCACACTTTACAGCCACAACCTGCACAACTGGCTGTGCCCTTGCTAAATTGTCCGGTTAAAGGCGGTGGCGCAATTATAGCCGTGGTAGCAGTGGCAGTACAACTTTTTGCATCAGTAATTGTTACGGTATAATTACCTTGTGCCATACCGGTTGTTGTGTTTGTTGTCTGCCCACCTGCTGACCAGCTATAGGTGTAGGGCGCTGTTCCGTTTGTGGGATTAGCAATAGCGCTTCCGTTGGCACTTCCATTACAACTTAAATTAGTTGGTGTAACTGTTACATTTATAGCCGGATTAACTATTATAACAGCTGTCGAAGTCGCTGTAGTTCCAACGGCATCAGTTACTTTTACTGTATAAGTAGCGGTTGTTGCCGGACAAGCGCTGATGTTTTGTGTAGTGGCGCCATTACTCCAACTATATATGTATGGACTGGTTCCTCCTGTACCACTCGAAGTTACACTGGCACAGGAGCCATTGCATACTGAACTACCGGTGGCGGTTACAGTAGGGCCTGTGCAATTTATTACATTAACATTGCCCGTAACAGTTGCAGTACATCCTGCATTTATAACCGTATGGGTAATACTATAATTCCCCACCGTTAAAAAGGCATAAGAAAAATTCGCAGTTGTTCCTGATACATTGCGCAGTTTTGTCATTCCTTTAAATTTATTAATGCAACTTACTCAAAGTTTTTAAAATTACCGAACAAAAGTTTTTAATATATTTGGGTTCTATTTATTTATTTGAGTTGAAATTATCTTTATTTTAATGATTTTATAAGATATAATGTTCATTATTATTTGAGTTCTAATATGAAATCAGACCAGCTTTTTTCTCTCATTAAATCACTCAATAAAAGCGAAAAAAGGTATTTTAAGCTTTTTCTTTCTATGCAGAATAAACTTGGTGATCATTATGAATTATTATTTAATTGTATTGAGCACCAAGAATATTACAGTGAACAGGAAATCAAAAAAAAACTGTCTGCACATTCTTTTATTGACCGGTTTCCTTATGAAAAAAACCGCCTGTATTCTCTGATACTTATTGCCCTTCGCCGCTATCATTCAGGTAAAAGTGCCGCCGGGGAGGTCAGGGAACTATTAGATTTTTCCGTAGTATTATTCAATAAAAAGGAATACAGGCCATGCTTAAAAATGTTGATGAAGGCGAGAAAAATTGCACAAAGTCATGAATTATTTACCTACCTGATTGAAATAGCCGAATCGGAACTAAATGTTATGTTCGAAATGGTAAATGTTAATTGGATCGGGGAACATATAAATGCGACAAATGCGTATGTTGAAAACATTATCCGTAATATCAGGAATTATCAGGGATATAATACTCTAAAAATGAAGTTCCTGCTCACTTACCATAAAACCGGAAACGCGAAAAGTAAAAAGGAGCTAAGCATTTATTATAGAATTTTTAAAGACCCTCTGCTTACACACGAAAGCAATGCCTTTTCAGACAAGGCGAAGGTAGCATTGTTATTTTTACAGGCATCGGCGTTTCATGTAAAGAATGATGGTGTCAGAGCTTTTCGTAGCCTCGCCAAATTGAAGAATTTTCTGGAGAAAGATAAAAACAGATTAAGGCAGCACCATCTTTTGTATGAATACGTTCTGGGGAATATGCTGGAAGTATGCAGCAGTATACAGGATGAAAAAAAATCGATTTTACTATTTAAGGAATTTAATGACAATGTTATCGGGAGTAATACTGTTTCCTCCGACAAAAAAATATTTCTATAGGCAAGATATTACAGCAAATTAATTCGATTTGCGCGTTTATCTCCACTTGCGAATAAAAAAATTGATAATGACAGCCTGCTTAAAGAGTCTGAAATGTGGTTTTCCCATGCACAAAAAGATCTCAACCCGATTCATTTGTTTCCTATTCTTTTGGAAATGAGCTATACCTATTTCACCTTACAGAAATTTCGTCAGTCATTAAAATGTATACAAAGAATAATAAATAATCCTGTAAAAGGTTTGTGGAGCCACCTCCAGCTATACGCGAAACTAATGGAAGTTCTGATATATTATGAATTGAAAGAATTTGATTCATTACCCTACCGGATACGATCCCTGAGAAGGTTTCTTAATCAAAGTGATAAGGATTTTCTTATTGAAGACAAGCTTCTAATATATATCAGAGATCAATTGACTGACAACATTTCTGAGAAAGTCAGGCGACAGTTGCATAAAAATTTAAAACAGGAAATTATAACCCTGAAAAAAAACTATAAGAAAGATACCATCCCGACATATTTCAACTTCGTTGTCTGGCTCGATTCAAAAATAGAAAACGAACCCTTTGCCGATTTACTAAGAAAAAGAACGAAAGAGAAAAACGACCTTCTCACCTTGGGGTAAGACTTAAAGCGGTTATTATCCCCAACTTCCAAATCCATATTCTATGGAGTGGTAAGATTTATATTCACGCTGCATCCGTTTTTATCTTTAATATTCACCATATAAGCTCCCGGACAAAGTTGATTTTTAAATCTGTTTATATATCCATCCGGCCAGGCGTAGGAATAAGGACTTGTTCCTCCGGATGCATTTACCAGTATCCACTCTTTACAAGCACAAGCCACACAGTTAGCTGTTCCTTTCGTAAATTGTCCTGTCAAAGCCGGAGGTGAAATTATTGTGGCTGATGATGCGGATGTACAGCCTTTGCTATCCGTAATTGTTACCGTATAGATTTGAGACGTGAGATTTGAGATCTGAGA encodes the following:
- a CDS encoding SprB repeat-containing protein — translated: MTKLRNVSGTTANFSYAFLTVGNYSITHTVINAGCTATVTGNVNVINCTGPTVTATGSSVCNGSCASVTSSGTGGTSPYIYSWSNGATTQNISACPATTATYTVKVTDAVGTTATSTAVIIVNPAINVTVTPTNLSCNGSANGSAIANPTNGTAPYTYSWSAGGQTTNTTTGMAQGNYTVTITDAKSCTATATTAIIAPPPLTGQFSKGTASCAGCGCKVWVLITAAGGTSPYNYTWPDGYINRYKNQLCPGAYLINIKDKNGCSVNVSIPTP